In the Ilumatobacteraceae bacterium genome, one interval contains:
- a CDS encoding undecaprenyl-diphosphate phosphatase, producing MPILHAIVLGLVQGLSEFLPISSSGHLVLTRWFFGWDEQPDDVTKAFDVALHFGTFVAVVLYFRHDLVRYVREGVRLIWSRERPVDADGRIAWLLVVATIPAALVGALFEDWIDERFGTPNIIAISLIVFGLLLWWADRAAGRRPVDEFHTRDALLVGAAQALALNPGTSRSGITMTAARQIGFDRDAAVRISFLMSLPVIAGAVVLKVGGLIVDGVPEGLVTPMIVGVVTSFVAGLAAVWGTLRLVRTRSFTPFVVYRVALGVVVLGVAAAGWR from the coding sequence ATGCCGATCCTCCACGCCATCGTCCTCGGGCTCGTCCAGGGTCTCTCGGAGTTCCTCCCGATCTCGTCCAGCGGTCATCTCGTGCTCACGCGCTGGTTCTTCGGGTGGGACGAGCAACCCGACGATGTCACCAAGGCCTTCGACGTCGCCCTCCACTTCGGCACGTTCGTCGCCGTGGTCCTCTACTTCCGACACGACCTCGTCCGCTACGTGCGGGAGGGCGTGCGCCTGATCTGGAGCCGGGAACGTCCGGTCGATGCCGACGGTCGGATCGCCTGGTTGCTGGTGGTCGCCACGATCCCGGCCGCGTTGGTCGGCGCGCTGTTCGAGGACTGGATCGACGAGCGGTTCGGCACGCCGAACATCATCGCGATCTCGCTGATCGTCTTCGGCCTGCTGCTCTGGTGGGCCGACCGTGCCGCCGGTCGACGGCCGGTCGACGAGTTCCACACCCGGGATGCGCTGCTCGTCGGCGCGGCGCAGGCGCTCGCGCTGAATCCCGGCACGTCGCGCTCGGGCATCACGATGACGGCCGCCCGGCAGATCGGGTTCGATCGCGACGCGGCGGTTCGGATCAGCTTCCTGATGAGTCTCCCGGTGATCGCCGGTGCCGTCGTGCTGAAGGTCGGCGGCCTGATCGTCGACGGTGTGCCCGAGGGTTTGGTCACGCCGATGATCGTCGGCGTGGTGACGAGTTTCGTGGCCGGCCTGGCCGCGGTGTGGGGCACGCTCCGGCTCGTGCGCACCCGGAGTTTCACGCCGTTCGTGGTGTATCGCGTCGCCCTCGGCGTCGTCGTGCTCGGCGTCGCCGCCGCCGGCTGGCGCTGA
- a CDS encoding sugar nucleotide-binding protein → MTIRPRRTRRMFVTGGSGFLGRHIVNGPASQSWEVIAPGSGSADLRHRDTIHALMRDWKPAVVVHTAYRKGDRATIVDASANVAWAARSVGARLVHVSSDAVFAGQIAAYTELDPPDPVTDYGADKADAESAVAQIDPGAVLVRTSLICGNDELSVHERAVHDAIAGRTSPAFFIDEIRSPVMVGDLAASLVDLATMPELCGPLHLGGPDPLSRAELAVMAARRHGWDESRLRFSTIAESGLTRSSRVVLDSSRAASHGIAVRGPADVW, encoded by the coding sequence ATGACGATCCGACCACGACGCACCCGTCGCATGTTCGTCACCGGCGGCTCGGGGTTCCTCGGTCGCCACATCGTCAACGGACCGGCGAGCCAGTCGTGGGAGGTGATCGCCCCCGGCTCCGGATCGGCCGATCTCCGACATCGCGACACGATCCACGCGTTGATGCGCGACTGGAAGCCGGCCGTGGTCGTCCACACCGCCTACCGCAAGGGGGATCGGGCGACGATCGTCGACGCGTCGGCGAACGTCGCCTGGGCCGCGCGCTCGGTCGGCGCCCGACTGGTCCACGTGTCGAGCGATGCCGTCTTCGCCGGGCAGATCGCCGCGTACACCGAACTCGATCCGCCGGACCCGGTCACCGACTACGGGGCCGACAAGGCCGACGCCGAATCCGCCGTCGCCCAGATCGACCCCGGCGCGGTGCTCGTCCGGACCTCGCTGATCTGCGGGAACGACGAGCTGTCGGTGCACGAACGCGCAGTCCACGATGCGATCGCCGGACGCACGTCACCGGCGTTCTTCATCGACGAGATCCGCAGCCCGGTGATGGTCGGCGACCTCGCAGCGTCGCTCGTCGACCTGGCGACGATGCCCGAGTTGTGCGGTCCGCTGCACCTCGGCGGCCCCGACCCGCTCAGCCGTGCCGAGCTCGCGGTGATGGCGGCCCGACGACACGGCTGGGACGAGTCGCGCCTGCGGTTCTCGACGATCGCCGAGTCGGGCCTCACCAGGTCGTCGAGGGTGGTGTTGGACTCGAGCCGGGCGGCGTCGCACGGCATCGCCGTGCGCGGCCCCGCCGACGTGTGGTGA
- a CDS encoding TldD/PmbA family protein, producing MRNDLLDIVDGVVAQAGPNEHVEAFVSRGGETEVRVYEGEVEHFVAAQAEGIGVRVISEGRTGFAYAGTLEPAAVAEVLAEARDNVQFGTVDEWAGLAEPDGVAVTDQPLWNDELADYPTDRKIELAKELERLTTGADTRVRIDDSNYADAYGETAVATTTGIRQWGRENGCYVSISTLADDGDETQTGFGFSVGRAPTALDLDRAAAEAAERATRLLGATKPASERITVVLDPFVTAQFLGIISSTLNGEAVVKGRSLFKDRLGDEVAPSFVHLVDDPTNPLAYTATDVDGEGLAARRNALISDGRLEMFTHNSYSARRAGTVSTGNATRGGFGGTPGVGALALSLEPGSRSQAEIVAGIDHGLLVQSVTGIHSGVNPISGDFSTGAAGLMIRNGEVAEPVREFTIASTLQRMLLDIVEVGGDIDWLPMRAAGVSLVIGDVTMSGA from the coding sequence ATGCGGAACGATCTGCTCGACATCGTCGACGGTGTCGTCGCCCAGGCCGGCCCGAACGAACACGTCGAGGCGTTCGTGTCGCGAGGCGGCGAGACCGAGGTGCGGGTGTACGAGGGCGAGGTCGAACACTTCGTGGCCGCCCAGGCCGAAGGCATCGGCGTCCGGGTCATCAGCGAGGGCCGGACCGGCTTCGCGTACGCCGGCACGCTCGAGCCGGCCGCCGTCGCCGAGGTGTTGGCCGAGGCCCGCGACAACGTGCAGTTCGGCACGGTCGACGAGTGGGCCGGACTCGCCGAGCCCGATGGCGTCGCCGTCACCGATCAGCCGCTCTGGAACGACGAGCTCGCCGACTACCCGACCGATCGCAAGATCGAGCTCGCCAAGGAACTCGAGCGCCTGACCACCGGAGCCGACACCCGGGTCCGCATCGATGACTCCAACTACGCCGATGCCTACGGCGAGACCGCGGTCGCGACCACGACCGGGATCCGGCAGTGGGGTCGCGAGAACGGCTGCTACGTCAGCATCTCCACGCTCGCCGACGACGGCGACGAGACCCAGACCGGGTTCGGGTTCAGCGTCGGTCGCGCACCGACCGCGCTCGACCTCGATCGGGCCGCCGCCGAGGCGGCCGAGCGGGCGACCCGGCTGCTCGGTGCGACCAAGCCCGCATCGGAGCGCATCACGGTCGTGCTCGATCCCTTCGTCACGGCGCAGTTCCTGGGCATCATCTCGTCGACGCTCAACGGCGAGGCCGTGGTCAAGGGTCGGAGCCTCTTCAAGGACCGGCTCGGCGACGAGGTCGCCCCCTCGTTCGTGCACCTGGTCGACGACCCGACGAACCCGCTCGCCTACACGGCGACCGACGTCGACGGCGAGGGGCTCGCGGCACGCCGCAACGCGCTGATCTCCGACGGGCGACTCGAGATGTTCACGCACAACTCGTATTCGGCCCGCCGGGCCGGCACCGTGTCGACCGGGAATGCGACGCGGGGCGGCTTCGGTGGGACGCCGGGCGTCGGTGCCCTGGCGCTCTCGCTCGAGCCGGGCTCCCGCTCGCAGGCCGAGATCGTCGCGGGCATCGACCACGGGCTGCTGGTGCAGAGCGTGACCGGCATCCACTCGGGCGTCAACCCGATCAGCGGCGACTTCTCGACCGGAGCCGCCGGGCTGATGATCCGGAACGGCGAGGTCGCCGAGCCCGTTCGTGAGTTCACGATCGCGTCCACGTTGCAGCGCATGCTGCTCGACATCGTCGAGGTCGGTGGCGACATCGACTGGTTGCCGATGCGGGCCGCCGGCGTGAGCCTCGTGATCGGCGACGTGACCATGTCGGGCGCCTGA
- a CDS encoding TldD/PmbA family protein, translated as MIDQDVIERTLGVALRTGADFAEIYAEDKRNTSVSLDDGRIEQVTSGRDRGAGIRVIKGETTGFAHSSDLSEQGLAEAARAAAAAASVGDGGTRTVALSPSAPTPVNVVDQYPESIPKATKVAMVQRLDDAARSAGGEIVQVSAGYGDSRKRVLIANSDGVFVTDDIVRVLARISAVADGDAGMQTGFQSMGHTIGWEVFDPEHEMYVDLDALARDAARQAIVKLNARPAPSGAMPVVIKNGTGGVLFHEACGHGLEADHIQKGASVYAGKVGELVASPLVTLVDDGTMAGEWGTLAVDDEGHATRRNVLIEDGVLTDYMWDHIRSRKAGRGPSGNGRRQSYMHLPMVRMTNTFVMDGPDDPDEIVASTEQGVYVSHLGGGSVNTATGDFVFGMNEAYLIENGEITEPLREGNLIGNGPQVLRDIDMLANDFAMGNPGTCGKDGQGVPVGDGQPTLRVKSLTIGGTAA; from the coding sequence GTGATCGATCAGGACGTCATTGAACGCACGCTGGGGGTCGCACTCCGGACGGGTGCCGACTTCGCCGAGATCTACGCCGAGGACAAACGCAACACCTCCGTGTCGCTCGACGACGGGCGCATCGAACAGGTCACCTCCGGTCGCGATCGTGGGGCCGGGATCCGGGTGATCAAGGGCGAGACCACGGGGTTCGCACACTCCAGCGACCTGAGCGAGCAAGGTCTCGCCGAAGCAGCGCGGGCCGCTGCGGCCGCAGCGAGCGTCGGCGACGGCGGGACGCGCACGGTGGCGCTCAGCCCGAGCGCTCCGACGCCGGTCAACGTCGTCGACCAGTACCCCGAGTCGATCCCCAAGGCCACCAAGGTCGCCATGGTGCAGCGCCTCGACGACGCGGCCCGCAGCGCAGGCGGCGAGATCGTGCAGGTGTCGGCCGGCTACGGCGACAGCCGGAAGCGGGTACTGATCGCGAACAGCGACGGCGTGTTCGTCACCGACGACATCGTCCGGGTCCTCGCCCGGATCAGCGCGGTCGCCGACGGCGACGCCGGCATGCAGACCGGCTTCCAATCGATGGGCCACACGATCGGGTGGGAGGTCTTCGACCCCGAGCACGAGATGTACGTCGACCTCGACGCGCTCGCCCGCGACGCCGCCCGCCAGGCGATCGTCAAGCTGAATGCCCGACCCGCTCCGTCGGGTGCGATGCCCGTCGTCATCAAGAACGGCACGGGTGGCGTGCTCTTCCACGAGGCGTGCGGCCACGGCCTCGAAGCCGACCACATCCAGAAGGGCGCATCGGTCTACGCCGGCAAGGTCGGCGAACTGGTCGCGTCACCGCTCGTCACGCTGGTCGACGACGGCACGATGGCGGGGGAGTGGGGCACGCTCGCCGTCGACGACGAGGGCCACGCGACCCGACGCAACGTGCTGATCGAAGACGGCGTGCTGACCGACTACATGTGGGACCACATCCGGTCGCGCAAGGCCGGTCGCGGCCCGTCGGGCAACGGCCGACGGCAGAGTTACATGCACCTGCCGATGGTGCGGATGACCAACACGTTCGTGATGGACGGCCCCGACGACCCCGACGAGATCGTCGCCTCGACCGAGCAGGGCGTGTACGTGAGCCACCTGGGCGGTGGCAGCGTCAACACCGCGACCGGCGACTTCGTGTTCGGCATGAACGAGGCGTATCTCATCGAGAACGGCGAGATCACCGAGCCGCTGCGTGAGGGCAACCTGATCGGCAACGGTCCGCAGGTGCTGCGCGACATCGACATGCTCGCGAATGACTTCGCCATGGGGAACCCCGGCACGTGCGGCAAGGACGGCCAGGGTGTGCCGGTCGGCGACGGCCAACCGACGCTGCGGGTCAAGTCGCTCACCATCGGCGGGACGGCAGCGTGA
- a CDS encoding hotdog domain-containing protein — MNAAVGLKGEARLVVGDTDTAIALGSGDVEVLGTPRLVALFEQATIDALRGVLDDGQSSVGMRVQVDHLQPTPVGAEIVVEASLDKIEGRRITFTVTASDSGGLVAAGKVTRVMIDVDKFMSKCCSAD, encoded by the coding sequence GTGAATGCAGCGGTCGGACTCAAAGGCGAGGCACGCCTGGTCGTCGGTGACACCGACACGGCCATCGCGCTGGGCTCGGGCGACGTGGAGGTGCTCGGCACCCCTCGTCTCGTGGCGCTGTTCGAGCAGGCCACGATCGACGCCCTGCGCGGCGTCCTCGACGACGGGCAGTCCTCGGTCGGCATGCGCGTCCAGGTCGATCACCTGCAGCCGACCCCGGTCGGCGCGGAGATCGTCGTGGAAGCCTCACTCGACAAGATCGAGGGTCGTCGCATCACCTTCACGGTGACGGCGTCCGATTCCGGCGGCCTCGTCGCCGCCGGCAAGGTGACCCGCGTCATGATCGACGTCGACAAGTTCATGTCGAAGTGCTGCAGCGCCGACTGA
- a CDS encoding 1-deoxy-D-xylulose-5-phosphate synthase — MYLEHINEPADLRGLSIDELGALAGEIRDFVVEAVSKTSGHLGSNLGAVELSLALHRVFDSPTDAILWDTGHQAYVHKIVTGRRHRFESLRQGDGLSGYPSREESRHDHIENSHASTVLSYAYGMAVARDAGVDDHRHIVAVIGDGAMTGGMAYEAINNLGHSKRRVIIVLNDNGRSYAPTVSNLSANSQGTDARSNHPSIPAKLTDKLAHALTDIRLNPVYVRRQRRIEDFLANLPAIGPQAEKAMEGFKAGVREFLQPPAFFESLGVRYVGPFNGHDIAEMEAAFRNAEQLSEEGPIVVHVLTQKGRGYSPAEDDDEKHLHDAPVFDPVVGPPKAVPTGYTQAFAEGVIKVAERDPRIVAITAAMPGPTGLIPFQEHFPDRFFDVGIAEQHAVAGAAGMAMSGLRPVVAIYSTFLSRAWDQVVYDVSMHRLPVIFCLDRAGITGPDGASHHGLYDMALLSKVPGMRVLAPSSAQELQQMLDDAAGLADAGPVMIRYPRGAARQVPEHEVGTGLHARRNRQGTDVCILAVGRMLEHSLKAAEALAADGIDATVWDVRSCAPLDPDMIADAASHPAVVTVEDGIRAGGIGMAMLDQIGTIAAAVPVTVLGVPTQFVNHGDPKQIMARLGLDAAGIAGAARDLLDRSA, encoded by the coding sequence ATGTATCTCGAACACATCAACGAGCCGGCAGACCTGCGCGGCCTGTCGATCGACGAGCTGGGCGCGCTCGCCGGGGAGATCCGCGACTTCGTCGTCGAGGCCGTCTCCAAGACCAGTGGCCACCTCGGCTCGAACCTCGGAGCGGTCGAGCTCTCGCTGGCGCTGCACCGGGTGTTCGACTCGCCGACCGACGCGATCCTCTGGGACACCGGGCATCAGGCGTACGTCCACAAGATCGTGACCGGACGTCGCCATCGGTTCGAGTCGCTCCGCCAGGGCGATGGCCTGTCCGGCTACCCGAGCCGCGAAGAGAGCCGGCACGACCACATCGAGAACAGCCACGCCTCCACGGTGCTGAGCTACGCGTACGGCATGGCCGTCGCCCGCGACGCCGGGGTCGACGACCACCGTCACATCGTCGCCGTGATCGGTGACGGCGCCATGACCGGCGGCATGGCCTACGAGGCCATCAACAACCTCGGTCACAGCAAGCGGCGCGTCATCATCGTGCTCAACGACAACGGCCGGAGCTACGCACCGACCGTGTCGAACCTCTCGGCGAACAGCCAGGGCACCGACGCCCGCTCGAACCATCCGAGCATCCCGGCCAAGCTGACCGACAAGCTCGCTCACGCACTCACCGACATCCGCCTCAACCCGGTGTACGTCCGCCGGCAACGCCGGATCGAGGACTTCCTCGCCAACCTGCCGGCGATCGGCCCGCAGGCCGAGAAGGCGATGGAGGGCTTCAAGGCCGGCGTTCGAGAGTTCCTGCAACCGCCGGCCTTCTTCGAGTCGCTCGGGGTGCGGTACGTCGGCCCGTTCAACGGTCACGACATCGCCGAGATGGAGGCCGCGTTCCGCAACGCCGAGCAACTGTCCGAAGAGGGCCCCATCGTCGTCCACGTTCTCACGCAGAAGGGTCGCGGTTACTCGCCGGCCGAGGACGACGACGAGAAACACCTCCACGACGCACCGGTGTTCGACCCGGTCGTCGGGCCGCCCAAAGCCGTGCCGACCGGCTACACGCAGGCTTTCGCCGAGGGGGTGATCAAGGTCGCCGAGCGTGATCCGCGCATCGTCGCGATCACGGCAGCGATGCCGGGTCCGACCGGCCTCATTCCGTTCCAGGAGCACTTCCCCGACCGGTTCTTCGACGTCGGCATCGCCGAGCAGCACGCCGTCGCCGGTGCCGCCGGCATGGCCATGTCCGGCCTGCGACCGGTCGTCGCGATCTACTCCACGTTCCTGTCGCGGGCCTGGGATCAGGTCGTCTACGACGTGTCGATGCATCGCCTGCCGGTCATCTTCTGCCTCGACCGTGCGGGCATCACCGGACCCGACGGCGCCAGCCATCACGGGTTGTACGACATGGCACTGCTCTCCAAGGTGCCGGGCATGCGCGTGCTGGCCCCGTCGAGCGCGCAAGAGCTCCAGCAGATGCTCGACGACGCCGCCGGTCTGGCCGACGCCGGTCCGGTCATGATCCGGTACCCGCGAGGCGCCGCGCGGCAGGTCCCCGAGCACGAGGTCGGCACCGGCCTCCACGCCCGCCGCAACCGTCAGGGCACCGACGTCTGCATCCTGGCCGTCGGCCGCATGCTCGAGCACAGCCTCAAGGCGGCCGAAGCGCTCGCCGCCGACGGCATCGACGCCACCGTCTGGGACGTCCGCTCGTGCGCACCGCTCGACCCCGACATGATCGCCGACGCCGCCTCCCACCCTGCTGTCGTCACCGTCGAAGACGGGATCCGCGCCGGCGGTATCGGCATGGCGATGCTCGACCAGATCGGCACGATCGCCGCGGCGGTGCCGGTCACCGTGCTCGGCGTGCCGACCCAGTTCGTGAACCACGGCGACCCCAAGCAGATCATGGCTCGACTCGGGCTCGACGCCGCCGGCATCGCCGGCGCGGCTCGCGACCTGCTCGACCGGTCGGCATGA
- a CDS encoding inositol monophosphatase family protein, producing MTDGIAAELGFALSLADTADAFTLPRFEQADFTLGWKDDRSEVTEADRGAEALLAERVLAERPDHGFFGEEHGAQGSAESPWRWVVDPIDGTSGFVRGLPVWATLIALTHAERGVVVGVVSAPALGHRWWAGLGLGAFADGSRCHVSDVADLADAQVSVTFNDGWDDLGLSGELVAIARAARRARGFGDFWQHCLVAEGALDLGIDAVGVAPYDIAAVRIIVEEAGGVLTDRFGNATHEHPTAISSNGRLHEQVVARLNR from the coding sequence ATGACCGACGGCATCGCCGCCGAACTCGGCTTCGCGCTCTCGCTCGCCGACACCGCCGACGCGTTCACGCTCCCGCGTTTCGAGCAGGCCGACTTCACCCTCGGCTGGAAGGACGACCGGTCGGAGGTCACCGAGGCCGACCGTGGCGCCGAGGCGCTGCTGGCCGAGCGTGTCCTGGCCGAACGGCCCGACCACGGGTTCTTCGGCGAAGAGCATGGCGCCCAGGGCTCCGCCGAGTCGCCGTGGCGATGGGTCGTCGACCCGATCGACGGCACGTCCGGGTTCGTCCGCGGTCTCCCCGTCTGGGCCACGCTGATCGCCCTCACGCACGCCGAACGAGGCGTGGTCGTCGGTGTCGTGTCGGCGCCGGCCCTCGGACACCGCTGGTGGGCCGGCCTCGGCCTCGGAGCGTTCGCCGATGGCTCGCGGTGCCACGTGTCCGACGTCGCCGACCTGGCGGACGCACAGGTCAGCGTGACGTTCAACGACGGGTGGGACGATCTCGGGCTCAGCGGTGAACTCGTCGCGATCGCTCGGGCAGCGCGACGAGCGCGCGGGTTCGGTGACTTCTGGCAGCACTGCCTCGTCGCCGAAGGCGCCCTCGACCTCGGGATCGATGCGGTGGGTGTCGCCCCCTACGACATCGCCGCCGTGCGGATCATCGTCGAAGAAGCCGGTGGCGTGCTCACCGACCGGTTCGGCAACGCGACCCACGAGCACCCGACGGCGATCAGCAGCAACGGCCGATTGCACGAGCAGGTCGTCGCCCGCCTGAACCGCTGA
- a CDS encoding VOC family protein — translation MAIGSLHEIVIDCSNPEALARFWQALIGGEVEIESRDWVVLDGDDEGFYFGFQRVPEPKSGKNRIHIDVEVDDLTTAVDEAEQLGARKIGPVVDEGDGSFQVMADPGGNEFCFILS, via the coding sequence ATGGCCATCGGCTCGCTGCACGAGATCGTCATCGATTGCTCCAACCCGGAGGCGCTCGCGCGGTTCTGGCAGGCGCTCATCGGGGGTGAGGTCGAGATCGAGAGCCGGGACTGGGTCGTGCTCGACGGCGACGACGAGGGGTTCTACTTCGGGTTCCAGCGTGTGCCGGAACCGAAGTCGGGCAAGAACCGCATCCACATCGACGTCGAGGTCGACGATCTCACCACGGCGGTCGACGAGGCCGAGCAGCTCGGCGCCCGCAAGATCGGACCCGTGGTCGACGAAGGCGACGGGTCGTTCCAGGTGATGGCCGACCCGGGCGGCAACGAGTTCTGCTTCATCTTGTCGTGA
- a CDS encoding VOC family protein, whose product MGTPFQVTIDCADADAMSRFWSIALDYVEEPPPAGYLSWEDFLRASGIPTPAAGSISAIVDPDDIGPRILFLRVPEPKTVKNRVHLDIRAGRSDDAKHTKIEQLVEAGATAVRRVDEHGGWWMVMTDPEGNEFCVT is encoded by the coding sequence ATGGGCACGCCGTTCCAGGTCACGATCGATTGTGCCGACGCCGATGCCATGAGTCGGTTCTGGTCGATCGCGCTCGACTACGTCGAGGAGCCACCGCCCGCCGGCTACCTGTCATGGGAGGATTTCCTGCGCGCGAGCGGGATCCCGACGCCGGCGGCCGGTTCGATCAGCGCGATCGTCGACCCCGACGACATCGGTCCTCGCATCCTGTTCCTGCGGGTGCCCGAACCGAAGACCGTGAAGAACCGTGTCCACCTCGACATCCGCGCCGGTCGCAGCGACGACGCCAAGCACACCAAGATCGAGCAACTCGTCGAGGCCGGCGCCACGGCCGTGCGCCGCGTCGACGAGCACGGCGGATGGTGGATGGTGATGACCGACCCCGAAGGCAACGAGTTCTGTGTCACCTGA
- a CDS encoding PLP-dependent aspartate aminotransferase family protein, with the protein MSPDRDLRPASRAIRSGRGASGASLAPALWASSVWESSCLDDANRRAVATRADEFYGRYGNPTVRSFEQAIAELEAAEDALAFASGMGAIASTVLALCSSGDHIVAAKQLYAGTLAFLQGPCARFGIETTLVDGTEPGAFAAAVQPGRTTMVIAETPSNPRLELCDLDELGSIMGPFTVVDSTFGTPLGQQPLAHGIDLVLHSATKGIAGHNDATLGVIAGERELVDAVWAYAVLHGAMASPFDSLNALRGVRTLAVRTAHQSASAGRLAAWLETHTDVAAVHYPGLASHPQHELAARQMRQFGTVLAFEHAGGRDAVSKLFDGLELARCATSLGGPETLVCHPMTTTHASLSLDEQRSMGITDGLVRVSVGLEDTDDLLADFERSLV; encoded by the coding sequence GTGTCACCTGATCGCGATCTCCGACCGGCCAGTCGCGCCATCCGGTCCGGCCGTGGGGCCAGCGGGGCGTCGCTCGCTCCGGCACTGTGGGCGTCGAGCGTCTGGGAGTCGTCGTGCCTCGACGACGCCAACCGACGCGCCGTCGCCACCCGCGCCGACGAGTTCTACGGCCGCTACGGCAACCCGACCGTGCGGTCGTTCGAGCAGGCGATCGCCGAACTCGAAGCCGCGGAGGACGCGCTCGCCTTCGCGAGCGGGATGGGCGCCATCGCGTCGACCGTGCTCGCGCTCTGCTCCTCCGGCGATCACATCGTCGCCGCGAAACAGTTGTATGCCGGGACACTCGCCTTCCTCCAGGGCCCGTGCGCTCGCTTCGGCATCGAGACCACCCTGGTCGACGGCACCGAACCCGGAGCCTTCGCCGCTGCCGTGCAACCCGGCCGCACGACGATGGTGATCGCCGAGACACCGTCGAATCCACGGCTCGAGCTGTGCGATCTCGACGAGCTCGGCTCGATCATGGGCCCGTTCACCGTGGTCGACTCCACGTTCGGCACACCGCTCGGTCAGCAGCCGCTGGCTCACGGCATCGACCTCGTCCTGCACTCGGCGACCAAGGGCATCGCCGGGCACAACGACGCGACGTTGGGGGTGATCGCCGGCGAACGCGAACTCGTCGATGCCGTCTGGGCCTACGCGGTGCTGCACGGCGCGATGGCGTCGCCGTTCGACTCGCTCAACGCACTGCGCGGCGTTCGGACGTTGGCGGTACGCACCGCACACCAGTCGGCGTCGGCGGGCCGTCTCGCCGCGTGGCTCGAAACCCACACCGACGTCGCTGCGGTCCACTATCCGGGCCTGGCGTCGCACCCGCAGCACGAGCTCGCGGCTCGACAGATGCGCCAGTTCGGCACCGTGCTCGCGTTCGAGCACGCCGGCGGGCGCGATGCCGTCTCCAAACTATTCGACGGGCTCGAACTCGCGCGCTGTGCCACATCGCTCGGTGGGCCGGAAACGCTCGTGTGCCATCCGATGACCACCACCCACGCCAGCCTCTCGCTCGACGAGCAGCGGTCGATGGGCATCACCGACGGGCTGGTGCGGGTCAGCGTCGGCCTCGAAGACACCGACGATCTGCTCGCCGACTTCGAACGCTCGCTGGTCTGA
- a CDS encoding TMEM165/GDT1 family protein, whose product MWSLVVAVASAFGVVFIAELGDKTQLLALGYGARHGLRTVALGLTLGYAAAGAIAALVGGLLGATLPERPVGLAAGALFLVFAVLAWRDLDHDDEESGGEDDGQPTRRLGARSVVASIALTIAIAEFGDKTQLATAALAAQANPFATWLGATGGVVTAGMLGAVAGSRIGQRIEPRKIQIASAVLFAGFGVALIAAAW is encoded by the coding sequence ATGTGGAGTCTGGTGGTTGCCGTCGCGTCCGCGTTCGGGGTCGTGTTCATCGCCGAACTCGGCGACAAGACCCAGCTCCTCGCGCTCGGGTACGGCGCACGCCACGGCCTTCGCACCGTGGCGCTCGGACTCACGCTCGGATACGCGGCAGCAGGGGCGATCGCCGCGCTCGTGGGCGGGCTGCTGGGGGCCACTTTGCCGGAGCGCCCGGTCGGTCTGGCGGCCGGCGCCCTGTTCCTGGTCTTCGCGGTCTTGGCATGGCGTGATCTCGACCACGACGACGAGGAATCGGGCGGCGAGGACGACGGGCAGCCGACCCGGCGGCTCGGTGCCCGCAGCGTCGTCGCTTCGATCGCCCTCACGATCGCGATCGCGGAGTTCGGTGACAAGACGCAGCTCGCGACCGCCGCCCTCGCCGCTCAGGCCAACCCGTTCGCGACGTGGCTCGGCGCCACCGGGGGCGTGGTCACCGCCGGGATGCTGGGAGCGGTCGCCGGGAGCCGGATCGGTCAGCGGATCGAACCGCGCAAGATCCAGATCGCTTCCGCGGTGCTGTTCGCCGGATTCGGCGTGGCGTTGATCGCTGCCGCCTGGTGA